A window of Benincasa hispida cultivar B227 chromosome 9, ASM972705v1, whole genome shotgun sequence genomic DNA:
CACGTGACttgttcaacattttttttttaacatggcataatttaactaaatatatGATCTACTTTAATAAATTGGAATTTCAGAATGAAAATTGGTACACCGTCTAAAAATCGAACATTTTCagaataataaaaacaaaacaaaaaaaattgacgtggaaaagaaaactataggtcaagaagaagaataaatccacgagaataaaaaaaaatcaacacaaGAATTTTCAATAACGATAGTCAACAAAAAAAtgatacaatatttataaaattaaagtgCTCAAAATTTATCTAAAATCTGATGGGAAAGTTTTAATAGCCTGAAATTAAAGTAGAATATCAAAAAGATTTAAAGGgaataacaaaatattttaaataataaaggcaaaatagaataaatgtAAAAGTTGTAAGAAcccaattcaaattaaaatcctAGCATTAacccaaagtttttttttttttttttaagtattataattaaagtatggagTGAATGAATCGAACTTCTAACCTCGAGATCGATAATACGAATACTATGGAATTATGCTCATGTTGACAACCTAAAATCTTTTCAAGCTATGAAAATGTTACAAGTTTTTAGTAGAATAATTTCAAGCTGAGCTAATAGACTGAGATGTCTTAACTACTTGGTTTACTCCAAGGAGAAAATGTtggtaaaatataaattttagtcaaatcataataatttttttgcTTACTccattttaattattgattttaatattaGTCTAACCTTCATTTAGCCCTACaacgtttatttatttatttattttaaagttgaaGATTCGCTTTCTTACTCTGTATTTATTTAATGAtaagttctaaaattttaaaatatctaaacAATAATGTGAATTCAAAGTTCAACATCAAATAAATAACTGGGTTaaattgtaatttaacattttttttaataaaattgtaattaatgctaatatatataaaacaaactaaaaacaataataataataataataataataaaatatttaaatcctattttagtctataaagttttaatcttattttattttggtccttaaactttcaaaaacatCCATTCTTAtccctaaactttttaaaagtatttactTTGGTCCTTACTATTATGATTCTACTAACTCTTAAACATAACGATAAGATGAGTTGTATTTTTGGATGAATAGGCTGTcaaataatttaatcatgctaaaaattttagggttttaattttaaattagatggTAAAGCGATTTTGTATAGGAGATCTCAAAAGTCATTTTACGTCCAGTATTTTGGTTGTTCACTATTTTGACACGTTGAAtgttgatattttacttcacattcATTTTGCTCAATACATATTagatataatttcatttttaaatgtaTTTCATCTTTTAAATATTAACATAATCTTAAAAATAgggatgaaaataaataccttttAGAAGTTTTAAatgaatgttttttaaaatttagaaatcaaaatagaataagattcaaattacaggaatcaaaattgaatttaaaaaaaaatatatgacgTTTGACCATTTGATTTATAAAAGGCCACGTAAGTTTTCAGTCACAACCCAATAAAATACttctcaaaaaggaaaaaaatccaataaaataattattttagagAGATGAAACttaaaaatgagagaaaaaaccTGGGAAGTAGAAACTAGTGTGGCGTAGACACGTGAGTAACATGTGAAGGGTCCACGACGGCGGAATCAATCGTGACTGCGGCTGGTGCTACCTATGACCGGCTGACAGCTACCGACTCCTTCGGTTCCCCGTTCCCACTCCCACTCAACCACTTGCTCTTCTTTAGTTGTACTTTGGACAAGTTTTATaatcattttataattaaactataaaatatagaaatacaCCTCCATGATACTATATACTTTTTTAAGAGTCTTATTTTAATTGTTGGAgtttaaaatttctttaaaaaaaataatgaaaattttttaacatatatgaaaacataaatatatatgatatatttgtgaattatatttatttattttcggTTATTCTAACTGTGGAAGTGTATAAATTTGTTAATTATGAAAAGAGTTAAATTGAATTGTGaggtaaaatttaaaatttcaattaagaTAAATAtgagaataaaagaatgaaaatagaAACCATGGTATTGAGTATTTAATATAACGAATCTTGAAAGAAAAGGAGTTGAAAAGcaaagaagagaagagaggAAGGGGAAAAGGGAAAGAGTTTGCGGAAACACGGAGCCGCTCTTGCCCAGAGTTTGGAAGATATTCCCCGCCCTTGGAAAGCGCTAATGCATTGGGCCCCACTCCAACCATTCTGTCAACTGGGCCCCACTCCTCCCCTCTTCCTTTTTACAAAAGTCCACCGTCAACACTCTGACATCAAACTTAACCACAGTTACTTTCCTAACCCATACACCATTTCCAATCTCTCCTTCTTTTTAACCCACTCTTCTACCGTTTCTAATACTCCTTCTTCTCCATCCATTTTCATTTCTCTTATTATTTGTATTTCCATTAAaatcctttctctctctctctctctcttattcCCCTATTCATCATTGCCTTCCATCTTAAGAAACCTTTTGTTCTCCATTCCATAATAATCCTCAACTGCAACTGTTCTTCAATCTAAAACTCAACGCCCTTTCTGATTTCGAGATTCTGTATTTAATTACCAATTACTAATCCAATACtcccaagcatgagttgcaacggTTGCAGGGTGCTACGAAAGGGCTGCAGCGAAACCTGCGTTTTAAGGGGAAGTCTCCATTGGATTGATTCTCCCGAAGCTCAAGGGAACGCCACTCTGTTTCTCGCTAAATTCTTCGGTCGTAGTGATCTCTTGTCCTTCATCTCCGCCGTTCCTTATCATCAAAGACCCGGTAACTTCCTTTTTCTTTACTGCCCACTTCTTTAATTCCTCAATCAATCGATTCTGAGATTTCCcccgtttcttcttcttttaagcTCTGTTTCAGTCACTGCTATTCGAAGCTTGTGGCCGCACCGTTAACCCAGTTAGCGGCGCTGTTGGTCTACTATCCAGCGGGAACTGGCACGTCTGTCAGGCGGCGGCGGATACCGTTCTCAACGGCGGAGTTCTCCGACCGATACCCGGATTCGAAATTTCTGGAAATCTCACGCCCAACCTCGATGAATCCTTGCTTACTTTCAATACCGATGTCTGGACTACCACTACACACAATCTTCAATTTTACCCATCTACTCCGTCTGATTTCCGGTGCCTTCCTGATCTTTCTCTCGGCAGAGGGAAGAATCATCCGTTGGAGAATCGGCGGTCTCTTGATTCCGAAGAGTCGGTCATGACCAGCTTCGGAAGCGGCGATGTCGGCGACCGGCGGAAAGAGACGAAGCTTTTGAACTTATTCGTATGAAAGAAGGAAGAGAGAAAGAGGGATGGAATTTTGTTTCGAGTTTAGTGACGGTGTTGTAGAAGCAACGACAGTGAATAATCCAATGAGATTTTAATAATCAGTCCGTTCGGAAAGGAACTGTCGCAATGGATTTTCTTCCACCGGCGACGGTGATTTTATCCCTTCTGtttaaaattaagataaaataCCTAATTTTTTGGGAGGGGGGCTTTACggtaattttaataatgtaagTAGATGACGTGTAATTGTGGAGAGGGAGAGGTTGCATGGATAATCAAAAATCAATATTGTCCTCGCCGTACCGTACAGCCTCAACTCATGACTCTTCTCTGACCttctttttcgtttttttaattaacaaaaaaaaagaataattattttaaacggtagaattagtaaaaatatttttaaatataataaaaatgttgcTGTTTATTAGTGATATACTATAATAGACATTTATATGATAGACTACTTAGATATCTATCAATAATATTtactgaaatttttttattatactttATTATTGATAGATAGTAATTAAGTTGAGTTTATTTTCCTTTACTTAATAATATACATATACACATTAAAAAAACTCAGGCTACCACCGccttttttttatctttcatttatttctcacaatagaaaatagatatcgttttatagatatttaaaattcagtgttttatttatatattttgtatgCAGTTTAAATTCGTGTACGTGGAAGTTTGTGAGTTTGACGTTGTTGGAAAATATGAGTCATTAATAGGTGTAATTTTGATgataagaggaaaagaaaagaactgTTTCTTCACGAAATGTGTTGAACAATTTATTCATTGCGTTAAGATAATATTCCGAATGTGAAGGCATTGGGACTATAAATACAAAATGAATAGAAACAAACAGATTCAAGTCGGTTTATATTTGACTTACCATACAACTTAGTTTTAAATTCCATTTTCgtctttataatttaaaatttattcaattttagtctatTTTCAAATCTATTTActtaaaatcttaaaatttgaaaatagaaatccTGATTAGGACAAACTGAGATCTTGAAGTTAAGACTAAGACAATTAAAACCATaatttatatatgtatgtattacGTTTGAAGTCCGTAAAATTTATAGTTTGTTTTACTacataaaaaagtttaaaatattataattaatatattaaatagtttttaacattattttattcttaGGGCGTGTTTGTTTCAAGGATTAGGCTTGGGATGGGTTAGACATCCTAAACTCAACCCTTGTTTGGAATAAGGGTTTAAGAAGCCAGACTTCCTATCCTCTTCCATGGATTTGAATAGGAA
This region includes:
- the LOC120086489 gene encoding LOB domain-containing protein 39-like yields the protein MSCNGCRVLRKGCSETCVLRGSLHWIDSPEAQGNATLFLAKFFGRSDLLSFISAVPYHQRPALFQSLLFEACGRTVNPVSGAVGLLSSGNWHVCQAAADTVLNGGVLRPIPGFEISGNLTPNLDESLLTFNTDVWTTTTHNLQFYPSTPSDFRCLPDLSLGRGKNHPLENRRSLDSEESVMTSFGSGDVGDRRKETKLLNLFV